A stretch of Spirochaeta cellobiosiphila DSM 17781 DNA encodes these proteins:
- a CDS encoding hybrid sensor histidine kinase/response regulator, with product MNKFSKKLKVLIVEDDPIIHRVLKEQVEQIGHTVIGGAYSRKEAFDILEIANPELLILDIVMPDGITSKEDKIAGITISKNVMENQPIPIIWLTAYDTPQILLEAEKLGIGAYLVKPTKINDLARSISIAYARFEELKKIQKLNQKLNLEIKQHKKTEEQLLISNNTKNRLLKIIAHDLRNLYHSQSLGIESLYASMTVPEDIPLIARELYKNSVNQRDLLYNLLDWADKQDNNFYSNPVSVDIVQVVQETISLYEKNSQLKDIQIKFESSEEAIAKVDLEMLKVILRNLLSNSIKFTPKGGQITIKLTKRNNNVELQVKDTGIGISPEKLDILFDNNSHISSSKGTNGEKGAGLGLELCKDFIQAIGGTISATSELNKGSTFIVSFLEDNSTFNKSS from the coding sequence ATGAATAAATTTAGTAAGAAATTAAAAGTCTTGATTGTTGAGGACGATCCAATAATCCATCGAGTACTAAAAGAACAAGTTGAACAAATAGGACATACCGTTATTGGGGGAGCCTATAGTCGAAAGGAGGCTTTTGATATTTTAGAAATCGCCAATCCTGAACTTCTTATTCTTGATATTGTAATGCCTGATGGAATAACTAGTAAAGAGGACAAAATTGCAGGAATTACCATCTCAAAAAATGTTATGGAGAATCAGCCTATACCCATAATATGGCTTACTGCTTATGATACTCCACAGATCTTACTGGAAGCAGAAAAATTAGGTATCGGTGCTTATTTGGTAAAACCAACAAAGATCAATGATTTAGCTAGATCTATTAGTATAGCCTATGCCAGATTTGAAGAACTCAAAAAAATACAAAAACTGAATCAAAAGCTTAATTTGGAAATCAAGCAACATAAGAAAACAGAAGAACAATTGCTTATATCTAATAATACAAAGAATCGATTATTAAAGATAATTGCTCATGATTTACGGAACTTGTATCATTCTCAAAGTCTTGGAATTGAAAGCTTATATGCCAGTATGACTGTACCAGAAGATATTCCTCTTATTGCTAGAGAACTATATAAGAATTCTGTTAATCAAAGGGATTTATTATATAATCTATTGGATTGGGCAGACAAACAGGATAATAATTTTTATTCCAACCCCGTAAGTGTAGATATTGTTCAGGTTGTTCAAGAGACCATATCTCTTTATGAAAAGAATAGTCAGCTAAAAGACATTCAAATTAAATTTGAAAGTTCAGAAGAAGCAATCGCAAAAGTTGATTTAGAAATGTTAAAAGTAATCCTTAGAAACCTACTAAGTAACAGTATAAAGTTTACCCCCAAAGGTGGACAAATTACTATAAAGCTAACAAAAAGGAATAACAATGTTGAATTGCAAGTTAAAGATACCGGCATTGGAATAAGTCCTGAAAAGCTTGATATTCTATTCGATAACAATTCCCATATAAGTTCTAGTAAAGGTACAAATGGAGAAAAAGGGGCGGGGCTAGGCTTAGAACTATGTAAGGATTTTATTCAAGCAATCGGTGGTACGATTAGCGCTACTAGCGAACTAAATAAAGGATCAACATTCATTGTATCCTTCCTGGAAGACAATTCTACCTTTAATAAGAGTTCATAA
- a CDS encoding acetate kinase produces the protein MVILTLNCGSSSVKYQVYDWATQEVLAKGAVERVGTDEAFIGHKAQGKEEVEIQKACKDHKDAIDLVLSCILDKDMGVLSDISEIKAVGHRVLHGGEKIKQSVLIDDEVLKTFKEIEGLGPLHIPANVMGIEAAQKVLPDVPHAAIMDTAWHQTMPETSFLYAVPYEWYQKYSVRRYGFHGTSFLYTAKRAAVLLGKKPEDTNLIIAHIGNGASINAVKNGKSFDTSMGLTPLEGLIMGTRSGDLDPAIINYIKDNAGYSSEEIETILNKKSGVLGISTKYTDRRDIRDGAAAGDKQCQLAVSMECYRIRKYIGSYLAALDGNVDAIVFTAGVGEMAPHIRGPVLEGLEALGIEVDLEKNKTCTSRNAEFCISKDSSRIKIFVIPTDEELVMTEDAYALMNGTYDVHTNFTYSFQSKDYDNKERSHSLPKDIEKNPKLKDIIVSPK, from the coding sequence ATGGTTATTTTAACCCTGAACTGTGGAAGTTCTTCAGTAAAATATCAAGTATATGACTGGGCAACTCAAGAAGTACTAGCCAAAGGGGCAGTAGAGAGAGTTGGTACAGATGAGGCTTTTATTGGTCACAAAGCACAAGGAAAAGAGGAAGTTGAGATTCAAAAGGCTTGCAAAGACCACAAAGATGCAATCGATTTGGTTCTAAGCTGTATCCTCGATAAAGACATGGGAGTATTAAGCGATATTTCTGAGATCAAAGCCGTCGGCCATCGTGTTCTTCATGGTGGTGAAAAGATCAAACAATCAGTTCTTATTGATGATGAAGTTCTTAAAACTTTTAAGGAAATCGAAGGTTTAGGACCTTTACATATCCCTGCCAATGTTATGGGTATTGAAGCAGCTCAAAAGGTACTACCTGATGTACCTCATGCAGCTATTATGGACACAGCCTGGCACCAAACTATGCCGGAAACTTCCTTTTTATACGCAGTTCCCTATGAATGGTACCAAAAATATAGTGTTAGACGATATGGTTTCCATGGAACATCTTTTCTTTATACAGCAAAAAGAGCAGCTGTGTTATTAGGTAAAAAACCTGAAGACACGAACCTCATCATTGCTCATATAGGAAATGGTGCCAGTATCAATGCTGTTAAGAATGGTAAATCATTTGATACATCCATGGGATTAACTCCTCTTGAAGGTCTTATCATGGGAACACGAAGTGGTGATCTGGATCCTGCTATTATTAACTACATCAAGGACAATGCTGGTTATTCGTCTGAAGAAATCGAGACAATCTTAAACAAAAAATCAGGTGTATTAGGTATTTCAACTAAATATACTGATAGACGTGATATTCGTGATGGTGCCGCTGCTGGGGATAAACAATGTCAGTTAGCTGTCTCAATGGAATGTTACAGAATCCGAAAATACATTGGCTCCTATCTGGCAGCTCTTGACGGTAACGTAGATGCCATAGTATTTACTGCCGGTGTGGGGGAAATGGCTCCTCACATTCGTGGTCCTGTCCTGGAAGGATTAGAAGCTTTAGGAATTGAAGTTGACTTAGAAAAGAACAAGACATGTACTTCACGTAACGCTGAATTCTGTATTTCTAAAGACAGCTCTCGAATCAAAATCTTTGTTATTCCTACTGATGAAGAACTAGTAATGACTGAAGACGCTTATGCATTAATGAACGGAACTTATGATGTTCATACTAATTTCACTTACTCTTTCCAATCTAAGGATTATGATAACAAAGAACGATCTCACAGCTTACCAAAGGATATTGAAAAGAATCCCAAGCTAAAAGATATTATCGTATCGCCTAAGTAA
- the mgtE gene encoding magnesium transporter, which translates to MSTEMENIKNYKDFYSNIDEHLSTMSIEDILFHWDELEDEERLRLFLKLAKDRRAELVRELSKNHQELLIKNLSAQNTKTLLKEMEPDDLVDFIQNISPEVRSSVWESLSDESRKETEFLLKYDEDDAAGLMTPRYVAVQASITVSQALAFVRRNLEEVETIYYIYVVDQLKRLMGVVSLRELLSAKDNKIIGDIMERDIIFVQDETDQEEVARTLENHDLIAIPVLDKYHRLLGIVTFDDVIDVIREEQTEDIYKMGAMDGNIDPYLDTSLFGLVKKRLPWLSILLIAGLFTANVMDLYNYLSATLGFLFLFVPSITQTGGNCGTQSATLMIRGLATGEVHFKDFGKIVIKELFVGITIGIIMATIMLVRNYFFFHDLQILQLFTISFSLIFVVITSTLIGAMVPLILHKLKFDPTVAAGPLMATVIDVLGLTIYFELNKIILLH; encoded by the coding sequence GTGTCTACTGAAATGGAAAACATTAAGAATTATAAAGATTTCTATTCCAATATAGATGAACACTTGTCCACTATGTCAATAGAAGACATACTATTTCATTGGGATGAACTAGAGGATGAAGAACGCCTTAGACTTTTCCTTAAATTAGCCAAAGACAGACGTGCAGAATTGGTAAGAGAACTATCAAAAAATCATCAAGAATTGCTGATTAAAAACTTATCAGCCCAAAACACGAAAACTCTACTAAAAGAAATGGAACCTGATGACCTTGTAGACTTTATACAGAACATTAGTCCAGAAGTACGAAGTTCTGTATGGGAAAGCTTGTCTGATGAATCGAGAAAGGAGACCGAATTCCTTCTCAAATATGATGAAGATGATGCAGCTGGACTCATGACGCCCCGCTATGTAGCAGTACAAGCCAGTATCACTGTATCTCAGGCTCTGGCTTTTGTTCGAAGAAACTTGGAAGAAGTGGAAACTATTTATTATATATATGTGGTAGATCAATTAAAACGTCTTATGGGTGTTGTATCCTTAAGGGAACTCTTGTCAGCTAAAGACAATAAAATCATTGGTGATATCATGGAAAGGGATATTATCTTCGTTCAAGATGAGACAGACCAGGAAGAGGTAGCTCGAACCTTGGAGAACCATGACTTAATAGCCATTCCTGTATTAGATAAATATCATCGCCTATTAGGAATCGTTACCTTCGATGATGTTATTGATGTAATAAGGGAAGAACAAACAGAAGATATTTATAAAATGGGAGCTATGGATGGGAATATTGATCCCTATCTAGATACATCTTTATTTGGTTTAGTAAAAAAACGTCTTCCCTGGTTAAGCATACTCCTCATTGCTGGTTTGTTCACAGCAAATGTGATGGACCTCTATAATTACCTCAGTGCAACATTAGGTTTTCTCTTCTTATTTGTACCGAGTATCACTCAAACAGGAGGAAATTGTGGCACCCAATCAGCGACCCTCATGATTCGAGGATTAGCGACAGGGGAAGTACACTTTAAGGATTTTGGTAAAATCGTTATAAAGGAACTCTTTGTTGGTATCACTATTGGGATAATCATGGCTACCATCATGTTAGTGAGAAACTATTTCTTTTTTCATGATCTTCAGATACTACAATTATTCACAATTAGTTTTAGTCTTATTTTTGTGGTCATCACATCAACACTCATTGGTGCAATGGTTCCCTTGATATTACATAAGTTGAAGTTTGATCCTACAGTTGCCGCAGGTCCTTTGATGGCAACAGTTATTGATGTTCTTGGTTTAACGATTTATTTTGAATTAAATAAAATCATTTTACTTCACTAA